One window from the genome of Balearica regulorum gibbericeps isolate bBalReg1 chromosome 18, bBalReg1.pri, whole genome shotgun sequence encodes:
- the SUMO2 gene encoding small ubiquitin-related modifier 2 isoform X3, producing MADEKPKEGVKTENNDHINLKVAGQDGSVVQFKIKRHTPLSKLMKAYCERQGLSMRQIRFRFDGQPINETDTPAQCCS from the exons ATGGCCGACGAGAAGCCCAAG GAAGGAGTGAAGACTGAAAACAATGACCACATTAATCTGAAGGTGGCAGGGCAAGATGGGTCTGTGGTGCAGTTTAAGATTAAGAGGCATACACCACTTAGTAAACTAATGAAAGCCTATTGTGAACGACAG GGGTTGTCAATGAGGCAAATCAGATTCCGGTTCGATGGGCAGCCAATTAATGAAACAGACACACCTGCACAG
- the NUP85 gene encoding LOW QUALITY PROTEIN: nuclear pore complex protein Nup85 (The sequence of the model RefSeq protein was modified relative to this genomic sequence to represent the inferred CDS: inserted 1 base in 1 codon), protein MGRPPSFPSSPPPALRAGCGVQRGSTHQPRRQRPRAALPEAPAASLCRGAGPCPTASAXEILGQHQPSRGSHRLTGLRRRGLRRSQSSARGSNWREGSGTQSAPLPPRRGLRSRRRFRGERPAPAPNRRRNAGPLPSAPGRCLSSGRQRGGETPERSGAPRGTRAAQAAARAAQAAARAAATGPPSAPGGGRREGSAAAAMEELDAEPPLTVVPGADPSARQLCFAWGPAEVLVCETLFGRRGTGEGGPSSSRLFVVRRDQDIYIQTLRKLFNESHGIFIGLQRSEEELAGKSRKAQLVQVSKNYRSVIRACMEDMHQAAISTRDPALHSQYSTQVSILSAMELIWNLCEILFVEAAAAGPLLLRLLDWVRLHVCDVDNMVREVLSSENPSKHELFWNVVDIFVLQGRMDEARHLLSKEASANPTSVNMYKILDDLMKKMPVPSLGNTQTLTEMELKWQHWHEECQRYLQDGTFASNSHMESICKILLGDEDAILEKKELMTTWYHFLVTRLLYSNPTVKPMELRFYAQSSMDLFLGGESGPEPLDTILMAAFEFEMHQVIKECSIALSNWWFVAHLTDLLDHCKLLQSHNLYFGSNMREFLLLEYASGLFSHHSLWQLGVDYFDHCPEYGRVYLELHIERIPLNTEQKALKVLRICEQRQMHEQVRSICKIMAMKALRNNRLGSALSWSIRAKDAAFATLISDRFLKDYCERGCFSDLDLIDNLGPSMLLSDRLTFLGKYREFHRLYGEKRFSEAAKLLLLLMTAHIAPCSFWMTLLTDALPLLEQKEVVFSAEQTYELMRCLEDLTAAKSDKQKLQDDDVETMKVEMLRLALARNLARVIVKEGTLEGS, encoded by the exons ATGGGGCgacctccttccttcccctcctccccacccccggCCCTGCGAGCCGGGTGCGGGGTTCAGAGGGGCAGCACACACCAGCCCCGGAGGCAGAGGCCTCGGGCAGCTCTCCCCGAGGCAcctgctgcctctctctgccGCGGCGCAGGGCCCTGCCCAACAGCCAGCG GGGAAATCCTCGGGCAGCACCAGCCCTCCCGGGGCAGCCACCGCCTGACAGGGCTCCGGAGACGCGGTCTCCGTCGGTCTCAGAGCAGCGCCCGAGGCAGCAACTGGCGAGAGGGGAGCGGGACCCAAtccgccccgctcccgccccggCGGGGCCTTCGGAGCCGGCGGCGCTTCCGGGGCGAGCGGCCGGCGCCTGCCCCAAACCGGCGGAGAAACGCCGGGCCCCTTCCCTCGGCCCCAGGCCGGTGTCTCAGCTCGGGCCGGCAGCGCGGCGGGGAAACGCCGGAGCGCAGCGGGGCTCCGCGGGGGACgcgggcagcgcaggcagcggcgcgggcagcgcaggcagcggcGCGGGCAGCCGCGACGGGGCCTCCCAGCGCGCCGGGAGGCGGGAGGCGGGAGGGGAGCGCGGCCGCAGCTATGGAGGAGCTGGACGCAGAGCCACCGCTGACG GTGGTGCCGGGCGCGGACCCGTCCGCCAGGCAGCTGTGCTTCGCCTGGGGCCCCGCGGAGGTGCTGGTGTGCGAGACGCTCTTCGGCCGCAGAG GCACCGGGGAGGGAGGGCCGAGCTCCTCCCGCCTCTTCGTGGTCCGCAGGGATCAGGACATTTACATCCAGACCTTGCGGAAACTCTTCAACGAGTCGCACGGGATCTTCATCGGCCTCCAGCGGAGCGAGGAGGAGCTGGCGGGGAAGTCGAGGAAAGCACA ATTGGTTCAAGTGAGTAAAAACTACCGATCAGTGATAAGAGCCTGTATGGAGGACATGCACCAGGCAGCTA TTTCAACCCGGGACCCTGCCCTGCACAGCCAGTATAGTACTCAG gtttctaTTCTCTCCGCAATGGAGCTGATCTGGAACCTGTGCGAGATTTTGTTTGTTGAAGCAGCTGCAG CTGGCCCCCTTCTGCTTCGCCTCCTTGACTGGGTTCGACTTCATGTCTGTGATGTGGACAACATGGTCCGTGAAGTTCTGAGCAGTGAAAATCCATCAAAACATGAGCTCTTCTGGAACGTG GTGGATATCTTTGTGCTGCAAGGCCGAATGGATGAAGCACGCCACTTGCTCTCCAAGGAAGCCAGTGCCAATCCAACGTCAGTGAACATGTACAAAATCTTGGATGACTTGATGAAAAAGATGCCTGTGCCCAGT CTTGGCAACACCCAGACGCTGACCGAGATGGAGCTGAAATGGCAGCACTGGCATGAAGAATGTCAGCGGTATCTACAGGATGGAACTTTTGCTTCCAATTCCCACATGGAATCCATCTGCAAG ATCCTGCTGGGCGATGAGGATGCCATACTGGAGAAAAAGGAACTCATGACTACTTGGTACCACTTTCTGGTTACCCGACTCCTGTATTCCAATCCAACTGTGAAGCCAATGGAACTGCGGTTTTATGCACAG TCTAGTATGGACCTGTTCCTGGGTGGAGAAAGCGGCCCTGAGCCTCTGGACACGATTTTAATGGCAGCCTTTGAATTTGAGATGCATCAAGTGATCAAGGAATGCAG CATCGCCCTGAGCAACTGGTGGTTTGTGGCTCATCTGACTGACCTACTGGATCACTGTAAACTCCTGCAGTCTCACAATCTCTA TTTTGGTTCAAATATGCGGGAATTCCTTCTGCTGGAGTATGCTTCAGGACTCTTCTCCCATCACAG cctgtgGCAGCTGGGGGTAGATTACTTTGACCACTGTCCAGAATATGGCAGGGTGTATTTGGAGCTTCATATTGAGCGGATACCCCTTAACACAGAACAGAAGGCCCTTAAAGTGCTGAGGATCTGTGAGCAGAGACAGATGCATGAACAAg TTCGTAGCATCTGTAAAATCATGGCCATGAAAGCCCTACGGAATAATCGCTTGGGCTCTGCCCTGTCCTGGAGCATCAGAGCTAAGGATGCGGCTTTTGCTACGCTCATATCCGATCG ATTCCTTAAGGACTATTGTGAAAGGGGGTGCTTCTCTGACTTGGACCTCATTGATAATTTGGGACCGTCCATGCTCCTTAGTGACCGGCTAACATTTCTGG GGAAGTACCGAGAATTCCACCGGCTGTATGGCGAGAAGCGGTTCTCTGAAGCTGCCAAGTTGCTGTTGCTGTTGATGACGGCTCACATTGCTCCCTGCTCCTTCTGGATGACCCTGCTGACAGACGCCCTTCccctgctggagcagaaggAG GTCGTATTTTCAGCAGAACAGACTTACGAGTTGATGCGGTGCCTGGAAGACCTGACAGCGGCGAAGTCAGATAAGCAGAAACTCCAG GATGATGACGTTGAGACTATGAAGGTGGAAATGCTGAGACTTGCTCTTGCACGAAATCTTGCACGAGTCATCGTCAAAGAAGGCACGTTGGAAGGATCCTGA
- the SUMO2 gene encoding small ubiquitin-related modifier 2 isoform X2, protein MADEKPKEGVKTENNDHINLKVAGQDGSVVQFKIKRHTPLSKLMKAYCERQGLSMRQIRFRFDGQPINETDTPAQLEMESKTYLVFRILNLYHCK, encoded by the exons ATGGCCGACGAGAAGCCCAAG GAAGGAGTGAAGACTGAAAACAATGACCACATTAATCTGAAGGTGGCAGGGCAAGATGGGTCTGTGGTGCAGTTTAAGATTAAGAGGCATACACCACTTAGTAAACTAATGAAAGCCTATTGTGAACGACAG GGGTTGTCAATGAGGCAAATCAGATTCCGGTTCGATGGGCAGCCAATTAATGAAACAGACACACCTGCACAG TTGGAAATGGAATCTAAGACTTATTTAGTGTTTCGAATACTAAATCTGTATCACTGTAAGTAA